Proteins encoded within one genomic window of Humulus lupulus chromosome 1, drHumLupu1.1, whole genome shotgun sequence:
- the LOC133802618 gene encoding protein root UVB sensitive 1, chloroplastic: MGCACRPVSLNLPWPSFLSPPPARVKSSPSSSCLAMAFQGCCLPLKRFLSSPIRVVRGNNNRWRSLSLPLINVDIECGGGGGGGRNGNNNNSGGGGWHDEGSGCSGSNHNHRHFLFLSIFFCSAACSFCHFGLASALARTTTARSSDFESGLVWEVKGGKWTMLVPNVYEDCFVVESGLGSPSSLLSSFSAAHLWNQCREIVMRLMLPEAFPESVTSDYLDYSLWRGVQGIASQISGVLATQALLYAVGLGKGAIPTAAAINWVLKDGIGYLSKIMLSKYGRHFDVNPKGWRLFADFMENAAFGLEMFTPAFPHLFVVIGAAAGAGRSAAALIQAATRSCFYAGFAAQRNFAEVIAKGEAQGMVSKSIGIGLGIGLANCIGSSTSLSLVSFCVVTFVHMYCNLKSYQCIQIRTLNPYRASLVFSEYLLSGQAPPLKEVNDEEPLFPALPFLNVKPVNKDPPTVLSSEAMVAAAEIENRLQLGSKLSDVVKNKEDALALFSLYENEGYILTEHNGRYCVVLKETCSQHDMLKALFHVNYLYWLETNAGIEARSASVDCKPGGRLQMSLEYVEREFNHVKNDGESVGWATDGLVARPSPNRIRPVYVASTNS; the protein is encoded by the exons ATGGGGTGCGCTTGCAGGCCCGTTTCATTGAATTTGCCATGGCCAAGCTTCTTGTCACCGCCGCCGGCGAGGGTAAAGTCGTCTCCGTCGTCATCATGTTTGGCCATGGCTTTTCAAGGTTGTTGCCTTCCTTTAAAGCGTTTCTTATCTTCACCGATTCGAGTTGTTAGAGGGAACAATAATCGATGGCGCTCTCTGTCTCTTCCTCTCATTAATGTAGACATTGAATGTGGCGGTGGCGGTGGAGGTGGAAGAAATGGAAACAATAACAACAGTGGTGGTGGAGGTTGGCACGATGAGGGCAGTGGCTGTTCTGGGTCTAATCACAATCACCGTCATTTCCTCTTTTTATCTATCTTCTTCTGCTCGGCGGCGTGCTCGTTCTGCCATTTTGGGTTGGCTTCAGCGCTGGCAAGAACTACCACGGCTCGTTCTTCTGACTTCGAATCTGGGTTAGTCTGGGAAGTCAAGGGGGGCAAGTGGACCATGCTTGTTCCCAATGTTTATGAGGATTGTTTCGTTGTTGAGTCGGGACTAGGATCACCTTCTTCATTGCTGTCTTCTTTCTCGGCTGCCCATTTGTGGAATCAGTGTAGAGAGATTGTTATGCGTTTGATGCTCCCAGAAGCTTTTCCTGAAAGCGTGACTAGTGATTATTTAGACTATTCACTCTGGAGAGGAGTACAAGGCATAGCTAGCCAAATCAGTGGTGTACTTGCTACTCAG GCTTTGCTTTATGCTGTTGGATTGGGTAAAGGAGCTATTCCTACTGCTGCAGCGATCAATTGGGTACTTAAAGATGGAATTGGGTATCTCAGCAAGATCATGCTATCAAAATATGGACGGCATTTTGATGTGAATCCAAAAGGGTGGAGATTGTTTGCAGATTTTATGGAAAATGCTGCCTTTGGATTGGAGATGTTCACTCCTGCGTTTCCTCATCTTTTTGTTGTAATTGGGGCTGCTGCTGGGGCAGGGCGCTCGGCTGCTGCATTGATTCAG GCTGCCACAAGAAGTTGCTTCTATGCTGGCTTTGCTGCTCAAAGAAACTTTGCCGAG GTGATTGCAAAGGGTGAAGCTCAAGGAATGGTGAGCAAGTCCATTGGAATTGGGCTTGGTATAGGATTGGCTAATTGCATAGGATCCTCTACATCACTTTCCCTTGTTTCATTTTGTGTGGTGACGTTTGTCCACATGTACTGCAATCTGAAGTCATATCAGTGCATCCAAATAAGGACTTTAAATCCTTACCGTGCAA GTTTAGTTTTCAGTGAATATCTCCTTAGTGGACAAGCACCTCCACTGAAAGAGGTCAACGATGAGGAACCACTTTTTCCAGCTCTACCTTTTCTAAATGTGAAACCTGTAAACAAA GACCCACCAACCGTACTATCTTCTGAAGCAATGGTTGCAGCTGCTGAAATTGAGAATCGATTGCAGCTTGGATCTAAGCTCAGTGATGTCGTCAAAAACAAGGAGGATGCGCTTGCACTGTTCAGTCTGTATGAAAATGAGGGATACATTTTAACAGAACACAATGGAAGATACTGT GTGGTGCTTAAAGAAACCTGCTCCCAACATGACATGCTAAAGGCATTGTTTCATGTCAATTATCTCTACTGGCTGGAAACAAATGCAGGGATCGAAGCAAGAAGTGCTTCAGTGGACTGCAAACCAGGAGGGAGGCTGCAAATGTCTCTAGAATATGTGGAAAGGGAGTTCAACCATGTCAAAAACGACGGAGAATCAGTGGGCTGGGCCACAGATGGGCTGGTAGCAAGGCCTTCGCCTAATAGGATCCGTCCAGTTTATGTGGCATCTACAAATTCCTAG